In the Peptoclostridium acidaminophilum DSM 3953 genome, one interval contains:
- a CDS encoding aconitate hydratase, with product MGLSLAYKVLKDHLIEGELKQGQEICIKVDQTLTQDSTGTMVYLQLEAMGVEGVKTDLSVAYIDHNTLQQGFENADDHEFIKTVAAKYGIVYSKPGNGICHQLQLENFGKPGSTLLGSDSHTPTGGGLGMISIGAGGLDVAVAMATGKYFMKVPKVINVKLSGKLSPWVSAKDIILHVLRELSVKGGVGKIVEYTGEGVKSLSVTDRATITNMGAELGATTSIFPSDSNTLEYLKLQGREGDWKEISADADATYDEVLEIDLSTLEPLVAQPHSPDNVRPVKEIINLKVDQISIGSCTNSSYSDLMKVARILKGKKVHPDVSLSIAPGSSAILKTLAENGALADMIAAGARILECACGPCIGMGQAPKTDAISLRTFNRNFFGRSGTESAQVYLVSPEVAAASALKGYLEDPRILDVELDIQMPEKFERNDSLFVYPPADRKSVEVVMGPNIKPFPVNKALGEKLEGKVVLKVEDNITTDHIMPSNASLLPYRSNIPHLANFSFSTVDKEFPQRCKDNGGGFIVGGDNYGQGSSREHAALAPLYLGIKAVITKSFARIHKANLINSGIIPLEFADASDYEKIGFMDDVEIGDLLSALPTGKVMLNDKTSGMSIELKFEGSERDIEILRRGGYLNYAKSNLI from the coding sequence ATGGGATTAAGTTTAGCTTATAAGGTACTAAAGGATCACCTTATAGAAGGGGAACTAAAGCAAGGACAGGAAATATGCATCAAAGTTGACCAGACGCTTACTCAGGATTCAACAGGAACAATGGTTTATCTTCAGCTGGAAGCCATGGGAGTGGAAGGCGTAAAGACAGACCTTTCTGTTGCCTACATTGACCACAACACGCTTCAGCAGGGATTCGAAAACGCAGATGACCATGAATTCATCAAAACTGTAGCTGCAAAATACGGTATAGTTTATTCGAAGCCTGGAAATGGAATATGCCACCAGCTTCAGCTTGAAAACTTCGGCAAGCCCGGGTCAACACTTCTAGGCTCTGACAGCCACACGCCTACAGGCGGAGGCCTTGGCATGATTTCAATAGGAGCCGGCGGACTTGACGTTGCAGTTGCTATGGCAACAGGCAAATATTTCATGAAAGTACCAAAGGTTATAAATGTCAAGCTTTCTGGAAAACTAAGTCCGTGGGTTTCGGCTAAAGACATAATACTCCATGTGCTAAGAGAGCTTAGTGTTAAAGGCGGAGTAGGAAAGATTGTTGAATATACGGGAGAAGGCGTAAAGTCGCTTTCTGTTACAGACAGAGCTACCATAACCAACATGGGTGCCGAGCTTGGAGCCACAACTTCAATATTCCCAAGCGATTCAAATACGCTTGAATACCTTAAGCTTCAGGGCAGAGAGGGCGACTGGAAAGAGATAAGCGCCGACGCTGATGCCACATACGACGAAGTGCTTGAGATAGACCTTTCGACACTTGAGCCTCTTGTTGCGCAGCCGCACAGCCCTGACAATGTAAGACCTGTAAAGGAGATAATAAACCTCAAGGTTGACCAGATTTCAATAGGCAGCTGCACTAACTCTTCTTATTCAGACCTTATGAAGGTTGCGAGAATACTAAAAGGCAAGAAGGTGCATCCTGATGTGAGCCTTTCGATAGCACCGGGCTCAAGCGCCATACTAAAGACTCTTGCAGAAAACGGAGCTCTTGCTGACATGATAGCTGCCGGAGCGAGAATACTAGAGTGCGCATGCGGACCTTGCATAGGAATGGGCCAGGCGCCAAAGACTGACGCCATATCTCTAAGGACTTTCAACAGGAACTTCTTTGGAAGAAGCGGCACCGAAAGCGCCCAGGTATATCTTGTTAGCCCTGAAGTTGCTGCTGCATCAGCGCTTAAAGGATACCTTGAAGATCCAAGGATACTAGACGTAGAGCTTGACATACAAATGCCTGAAAAATTCGAAAGAAACGACAGCCTGTTTGTATATCCTCCTGCTGACAGAAAAAGTGTTGAAGTGGTTATGGGACCAAACATAAAGCCTTTCCCTGTAAACAAGGCGCTTGGCGAAAAGCTTGAAGGAAAGGTTGTCCTAAAGGTTGAGGACAACATAACAACAGACCACATAATGCCTTCAAATGCGAGCCTGCTTCCATACAGGTCCAACATACCTCACCTTGCCAACTTCTCTTTCAGCACAGTTGACAAGGAATTCCCGCAAAGATGCAAAGACAATGGCGGAGGCTTCATAGTAGGCGGAGACAACTACGGCCAGGGTTCAAGCAGAGAGCATGCGGCTCTTGCACCTTTGTATCTTGGAATAAAGGCTGTAATCACTAAATCTTTTGCCAGAATACACAAGGCAAACCTTATAAACAGCGGAATAATACCTCTTGAATTCGCAGATGCTTCAGACTACGAAAAGATAGGTTTCATGGATGATGTTGAAATTGGCGACTTGCTAAGCGCGCTGCCAACTGGAAAAGTAATGCTTAATGACAAGACAAGCGGCATGAGCATCGAGCTGAAGTTCGAAGGATCAGAAAGGGATATAGAGATACTAAGAAGAGGCGGATACTTAAACTACGCAAAGTCTAATCTTATATAG
- a CDS encoding GntR family transcriptional regulator: protein MVSNIFSKEKNKSSLSSKIFNVLRDNILEGKYAHDEKLIEVKLAQELGVSRTPVREALKQLELEGLVENIPNKGVVVKGISKQDISDIYAIRLAIEGIAVEWAMERMSDEDVEKLKEIYELMEFYTLKKDYLKISELNTQFHEVIYKATKSRYLEQVLKDFQYYIKTTRNKSLRTPGRLESALEEHREILDAFIARDPQKARAVLENHIDVSKLNALKLED, encoded by the coding sequence ATGGTATCTAATATATTTTCAAAGGAAAAAAACAAATCTTCTCTAAGCTCAAAGATATTCAATGTCTTGAGAGACAATATTCTTGAAGGCAAATACGCGCATGACGAAAAGCTTATTGAGGTAAAGCTCGCCCAGGAGCTGGGCGTTAGCAGGACTCCGGTAAGAGAAGCCCTAAAGCAGCTTGAACTGGAAGGGCTTGTGGAAAACATACCCAACAAGGGAGTTGTGGTTAAGGGCATCTCAAAGCAGGACATCAGCGACATATACGCAATAAGGCTTGCAATCGAAGGAATAGCAGTTGAATGGGCTATGGAGAGAATGTCTGACGAGGACGTGGAAAAGTTAAAGGAGATATACGAGCTCATGGAGTTCTATACGCTCAAGAAAGACTACCTGAAAATATCAGAACTCAACACACAGTTCCACGAGGTAATATACAAGGCCACAAAGAGCAGATATCTCGAGCAGGTTCTAAAGGACTTCCAATACTACATCAAGACGACAAGGAACAAGTCCCTCAGAACACCGGGCAGGCTGGAAAGTGCTCTCGAAGAGCATAGAGAGATTCTCGATGCATTTATTGCAAGGGATCCCCAAAAGGCAAGAGCTGTTCTCGAAAATCATATAGATGTATCGAAGCTCAATGCACTAAAATTGGAGGACTAA
- the asnS gene encoding asparagine--tRNA ligase, protein MAITIKSIYRNQEAHIDQDVQIYGWVKTTRSSNKIGFIELNDGSFFKNIQVVFDDTLDNFKEIAKLPISSSLYVEGKVVRTPDAKQPFEIQASLVKIEGNSNSDYPLQKKRHTLEYLRTIAHLRPRSNTFSAVFRLRSVAAYAIHRFFQDRGFVYVHTPIITSSDAEGAGEMFRVTTLDMNNPPRKEDGNIDYSQDFFGKEASLTVSGQLEGEMFALAFKDIYTFGPTFRAENSNTARHASEFWMIEPEIAFADINDNMNLAEDMIKYVISYVLENAPEEMEFFNTFIDKGVLDRLENIVSSDFEKITYTEAIEILQKSGQKFDFPVEWGIDLQTEHERYITEQVFKKPVFVINYPAAIKAFYMRLNEDGKTVAAMDLLVPGVGEIIGGSQREERLDVLEKKIENMGLSKEDYWWYLELRKYGETKHSGFGLGFERLIMYMTGMSNIRDVIPCPRTPGSAEF, encoded by the coding sequence ATGGCTATAACAATCAAGAGCATCTACAGAAACCAGGAAGCCCACATTGACCAAGATGTGCAAATCTATGGATGGGTAAAGACTACCCGTTCTTCAAATAAAATCGGTTTCATAGAATTAAATGACGGATCATTCTTCAAAAACATACAGGTAGTGTTCGATGACACACTGGATAACTTCAAAGAGATAGCAAAGCTGCCTATAAGTTCGTCTCTTTATGTAGAGGGCAAGGTTGTAAGAACTCCCGATGCGAAGCAGCCATTCGAGATACAGGCTTCACTTGTTAAAATCGAGGGCAACTCCAATTCAGACTATCCGCTTCAGAAGAAAAGACACACACTTGAATACCTAAGGACTATAGCTCACCTGAGACCGAGAAGCAACACGTTCTCAGCCGTATTCAGGCTCAGATCGGTAGCTGCGTATGCTATCCACAGATTCTTCCAGGACAGGGGATTCGTATACGTTCACACCCCAATAATAACAAGCAGCGACGCAGAGGGCGCCGGAGAAATGTTCAGGGTGACAACGCTCGACATGAACAACCCTCCGCGCAAGGAAGACGGAAATATAGACTACTCTCAGGATTTCTTCGGCAAGGAGGCCAGCCTTACGGTAAGCGGCCAGCTTGAGGGAGAGATGTTTGCGCTTGCATTCAAAGACATATACACATTCGGACCTACATTCAGGGCTGAAAATTCCAACACTGCAAGACATGCTTCGGAATTCTGGATGATAGAGCCTGAGATTGCATTTGCAGACATAAACGACAATATGAATCTAGCAGAAGACATGATAAAATATGTCATAAGCTATGTGCTTGAAAACGCTCCTGAGGAGATGGAATTCTTCAACACGTTCATAGACAAGGGCGTACTTGACCGCCTTGAAAACATAGTAAGTTCTGATTTTGAAAAAATAACTTACACTGAAGCAATAGAGATACTTCAAAAATCAGGCCAAAAATTCGATTTCCCTGTTGAGTGGGGAATTGATCTGCAGACTGAACACGAAAGATACATCACAGAGCAGGTGTTCAAGAAGCCTGTATTCGTAATCAACTACCCTGCTGCAATAAAGGCGTTCTATATGAGGCTCAACGAAGACGGCAAAACTGTTGCTGCCATGGATCTTCTTGTTCCTGGCGTAGGAGAAATAATAGGCGGAAGCCAGAGGGAAGAAAGGCTTGACGTGCTTGAAAAGAAAATCGAGAACATGGGCCTTAGCAAGGAAGATTACTGGTGGTACCTTGAGCTTAGAAAATATGGGGAGACAAAGCACTCAGGCTTTGGACTCGGATTTGAAAGGCTTATAATGTACATGACGGGAATGTCGAATATAAGAGACGTAATTCCTTGCCCAAGGACTCCAGGATCAGCCGAGTTCTAA
- the purB gene encoding adenylosuccinate lyase: MSNYEYYKNPLIERYSSREMSSIFSDMSKFTTWRKLWIALAKCEKELGINITDEQIQELEKNADNINFEDAIKFEKETRHDVMSHVKAYGLLCPSAKGIIHLGATSAYVGDNTDVLLMKQALELTKVKLANLMNNLAEFALKYKDMPTLGYTHFQPAQLTTVGKRACLWLQDLLLDFEEIEYRIENLKMRGVKGTTGTQASFLKLFNGDHDKVKRLDDMVCKSMGIESKFNITGQTYTRKQDYLVLSSLSSLAQSMHKMTNDLRLLQNLKEVEEPFEKNQIGSSAMAYKRNPMRSERISSLSKYVMSQSLNPALIFSTQWFERTLDDSANRRLSIPEAFLGIDAILEIGINVTSGLVVYENVIKKHVNEELPFMATENILMEAVTRGGDRQELHEKIRTYSMEVGERIKNQGLDNNLIDRIISDPAFNMTKEEILDIIDPAKFTGRAPEQVVDFISEEIMPAVNRCKEMLGMSVDLKV; encoded by the coding sequence ATGAGCAATTACGAATATTACAAGAATCCTTTGATTGAAAGATACTCAAGCAGAGAGATGAGCAGCATATTTTCAGACATGTCAAAATTCACAACATGGAGAAAGCTATGGATAGCCCTCGCCAAATGTGAGAAAGAGCTGGGAATCAACATAACTGATGAGCAAATCCAGGAGCTTGAAAAAAATGCTGACAATATAAATTTCGAAGATGCGATAAAATTTGAAAAAGAGACAAGGCATGATGTAATGTCTCATGTAAAGGCATATGGGCTTTTGTGTCCGTCGGCTAAGGGCATTATACACCTTGGAGCCACAAGCGCTTACGTAGGCGACAACACAGACGTGCTGCTTATGAAACAGGCACTTGAGCTTACAAAGGTAAAGCTTGCAAATCTTATGAACAACCTTGCCGAGTTCGCGCTTAAATACAAGGACATGCCAACGCTGGGCTACACGCATTTCCAACCTGCACAGCTGACTACAGTAGGCAAAAGGGCGTGCCTTTGGCTTCAGGATCTCCTGCTGGACTTCGAGGAGATAGAATACAGGATTGAAAACCTCAAAATGAGGGGAGTTAAGGGTACAACAGGAACCCAGGCGAGCTTCCTTAAGCTATTCAATGGCGACCATGACAAAGTCAAAAGACTTGACGATATGGTCTGCAAAAGCATGGGCATAGAAAGCAAGTTTAACATCACTGGACAGACTTATACAAGAAAGCAAGACTACCTTGTGCTTTCATCGCTTTCTTCTCTTGCCCAGTCAATGCACAAGATGACAAACGACCTCAGGCTGCTGCAGAACCTGAAGGAAGTGGAAGAGCCGTTTGAAAAGAACCAGATAGGTTCGTCTGCAATGGCGTATAAAAGAAACCCTATGCGAAGCGAGAGGATATCCTCACTAAGCAAGTACGTGATGTCTCAGAGCCTTAATCCGGCCCTCATATTCTCGACGCAGTGGTTTGAAAGAACACTTGATGACTCTGCAAACAGAAGGCTTTCAATACCTGAAGCATTCCTTGGAATCGACGCCATACTTGAAATCGGAATAAACGTAACAAGCGGACTTGTAGTATACGAGAATGTTATAAAGAAGCACGTCAACGAAGAGCTTCCTTTCATGGCTACAGAAAACATACTCATGGAAGCTGTTACACGCGGCGGGGACAGACAGGAGCTTCACGAGAAGATAAGAACGTATTCTATGGAAGTAGGGGAGAGGATTAAGAACCAGGGCCTCGACAACAACCTCATCGATAGAATAATTTCCGATCCTGCATTCAACATGACAAAAGAAGAGATACTTGACATAATTGACCCTGCTAAATTCACAGGCAGGGCGCCAGAGCAGGTAGTGGATTTTATTTCCGAGGAGATAATGCCTGCAGTAAACAGATGCAAGGAAATGCTTGGCATGAGCGTGGATTTGAAGGTGTAA
- a CDS encoding alanine/glycine:cation symporter family protein codes for MEAFVSTANNIIWSKALIYLCLGAGIYFSLRTRFLQIRHLKHMVTYLFGGGDSSSRVSSFQAFAMSVAGRVGTGNIAGVATAIAMGGPGALFWMWAIAFLGAGSSFIECALGQVYKEEINGEYRGGPAYYIEKGMGVKWYAVVFAVATVAGMGFFLPGVQTNSIGAAVNTAFGVSPAITGGVIVAMLAFVIFGGTKRIGQAAEVVVPFMAGAYILIALIILAFNITAVPSMIALVFKSAFGAEQAFAGILGMAITWGVKRGIYSNEAGQGTGPQASAAAEVSHPAMQGLVQAFAVYVDTLFVCSATGFMILATGQYNIYNTDGGFIVENLPGVDIGPAYTQLAIGTVFGKGLGAGFVSVALFFFVFTTLMAYYYIAETNVTYLFGRGKGGQQKDIKGLLTIAKLVFLGSSYYGAVKTAELAWGLGDIGVGLMAWVNVIAILILGNVGLKVLKDWEDQVKMGRDATSFVFDPEALGIKGADLWIEINKRRASKQKSAN; via the coding sequence ATGGAAGCATTTGTTAGTACCGCAAATAACATCATCTGGAGTAAAGCACTTATTTATCTTTGTCTAGGAGCAGGTATTTATTTCTCACTTAGAACTCGTTTCCTTCAAATTCGTCACCTTAAGCACATGGTTACATATCTTTTTGGAGGCGGCGACTCAAGCTCAAGAGTTTCTTCGTTCCAGGCGTTTGCAATGTCAGTTGCAGGCCGTGTTGGTACAGGTAACATCGCCGGTGTTGCAACAGCAATAGCAATGGGTGGACCTGGAGCACTTTTCTGGATGTGGGCAATAGCATTCCTTGGAGCAGGCTCATCATTCATAGAGTGTGCCCTTGGTCAGGTTTACAAAGAAGAGATAAACGGAGAATACCGTGGAGGCCCAGCTTACTATATAGAAAAGGGTATGGGAGTTAAGTGGTATGCAGTAGTTTTCGCAGTTGCAACTGTTGCTGGTATGGGATTCTTCCTTCCAGGAGTTCAAACTAACAGTATAGGCGCTGCAGTTAACACTGCTTTTGGCGTAAGCCCTGCAATAACAGGTGGCGTTATAGTAGCCATGCTTGCATTCGTAATATTCGGTGGAACAAAGAGAATCGGCCAGGCTGCTGAGGTTGTAGTTCCATTCATGGCAGGAGCATACATCCTTATTGCACTTATAATTCTTGCTTTCAACATAACTGCAGTTCCATCAATGATAGCTCTTGTATTCAAGAGTGCATTCGGAGCAGAGCAGGCATTTGCAGGTATACTTGGTATGGCAATAACTTGGGGTGTTAAGAGGGGTATATACTCAAACGAGGCTGGTCAGGGTACTGGACCTCAGGCTTCTGCTGCTGCAGAGGTTTCTCACCCAGCTATGCAGGGTCTTGTTCAGGCATTCGCAGTTTATGTTGACACACTTTTCGTTTGTTCAGCAACTGGCTTCATGATACTAGCAACAGGCCAATACAACATATACAATACAGATGGCGGTTTCATAGTTGAAAACCTTCCAGGCGTTGACATAGGACCTGCCTACACTCAGCTTGCAATAGGCACAGTGTTTGGTAAAGGCCTTGGAGCTGGATTCGTTTCAGTAGCACTTTTCTTCTTCGTGTTCACAACACTTATGGCTTACTACTATATAGCTGAGACTAACGTTACTTATCTTTTCGGTAGAGGTAAGGGCGGTCAGCAAAAAGATATCAAAGGTTTGCTTACAATAGCTAAGCTTGTATTCCTTGGATCTTCTTACTACGGTGCAGTTAAGACTGCCGAGCTTGCTTGGGGTCTTGGTGACATAGGTGTTGGTCTTATGGCATGGGTAAACGTAATAGCTATACTAATACTTGGTAACGTTGGTCTTAAGGTTCTTAAGGACTGGGAAGATCAAGTCAAGATGGGAAGAGATGCAACTTCATTTGTATTCGACCCTGAAGCTCTTGGAATAAAAGGCGCTGACCTTTGGATCGAAATAAACAAGAGAAGAGCTTCAAAGCAAAAGTCTGCTAACTAA
- a CDS encoding serine hydroxymethyltransferase: protein MMKTVKNSDRELYDIIMEEFGRQKTGVEMIASESFVPAEILELQGSILTNKTMEGFPGNRYHGGYKFIDKMETLGIERAKELFGAGHANIQPLGGSNANQSVYMSIIKPGDTVLGMRLDQGGHLTHGHKVNFSGQIYNFISYGVNMETEQIDYDEIEKLAKEHSPKLIVTGASAYPRFIDYERIASIAKSVGAYFMVDMAHVAGLVAAGLHPSPVPHADFVTSTTTKTLCGARGGFVLCRAEHAKALDKGVFPGAMGSAHLHVMAAKAFTFKRAMGEDFKNTMLQVTRNAKALGNVLQDRGFRLVTGGTDNHLLLVDVRPKNLTGLMLDTALDYVGITVNKNQIPFDPQKPMVTSGVRIGATAMTTKGMKENEMHIIGNLIGDVADNIDNQAVLDSIKEKVAELGSQFPLSYPE from the coding sequence ATGATGAAAACAGTTAAAAACAGCGATAGGGAACTATACGACATAATCATGGAGGAGTTTGGCCGTCAGAAGACAGGCGTCGAGATGATAGCCTCAGAAAGCTTTGTGCCGGCAGAGATTCTAGAGCTTCAGGGAAGCATACTCACAAACAAGACTATGGAGGGATTCCCGGGAAACAGATACCATGGCGGATACAAATTCATAGACAAGATGGAGACTCTTGGCATAGAAAGGGCAAAGGAGCTGTTTGGCGCAGGGCACGCAAATATTCAGCCTCTTGGCGGTTCTAATGCCAATCAGAGTGTATATATGTCCATAATAAAACCCGGCGATACTGTTTTGGGGATGAGGCTGGACCAGGGCGGACACCTAACCCATGGACACAAGGTGAATTTTTCAGGACAGATATACAACTTCATTTCATACGGCGTTAATATGGAAACCGAGCAAATAGACTATGATGAAATTGAAAAACTAGCCAAGGAGCACAGTCCAAAGCTTATTGTTACTGGCGCCAGCGCATACCCTAGATTCATAGACTATGAAAGAATCGCATCTATAGCCAAGTCTGTAGGAGCATATTTCATGGTTGATATGGCTCACGTGGCAGGTCTTGTTGCAGCAGGACTTCATCCAAGCCCGGTACCACACGCTGATTTTGTCACATCTACAACGACTAAGACTCTGTGCGGAGCGAGAGGCGGTTTCGTACTCTGCAGGGCCGAGCACGCAAAAGCGTTGGACAAGGGAGTATTCCCAGGAGCAATGGGCTCTGCACATCTGCACGTAATGGCTGCCAAGGCGTTTACATTCAAGCGCGCAATGGGCGAAGATTTCAAGAACACAATGCTCCAGGTAACAAGAAATGCGAAGGCTCTCGGCAACGTACTTCAGGATAGAGGCTTCAGGCTTGTGACAGGCGGCACCGACAACCATCTGCTGCTAGTAGATGTACGACCTAAGAATCTTACAGGGCTGATGCTTGACACGGCACTTGACTATGTCGGCATAACAGTAAACAAAAACCAGATTCCATTCGACCCGCAAAAGCCGATGGTGACCAGCGGTGTCAGGATAGGAGCTACTGCGATGACAACAAAGGGCATGAAGGAAAATGAGATGCATATCATAGGCAATCTCATAGGCGATGTAGCAGACAACATAGACAATCAAGCTGTATTGGATTCAATAAAAGAGAAAGTGGCTGAGCTTGGCTCGCAGTTCCCGCTTAGCTATCCTGAATAA
- a CDS encoding response regulator transcription factor, with protein MRRAIIADDEEMAIDIVKYLIERYELPIEVVGQAAAGDEALNLIKQLKPDIVFMDIRMPVLNGLEVMEKAVSFQDTAVDYIIITAYSHFEYAQTSLRLGAKDILLKPIEPEQFLETMQRVLGYRYSDNQLFNSILEYINNSYKEEIELKECAEKFHTSASYVARMFKKYYSVSFITYVNNLRIKKAQELLKDTDLSIKEVAYEVGYNNLNYFYRVFKKNTGVTPNMFKK; from the coding sequence ATGAGAAGGGCAATTATTGCAGATGACGAAGAAATGGCTATCGACATAGTCAAATATTTGATTGAAAGGTATGAGCTTCCCATAGAGGTTGTAGGACAAGCCGCAGCCGGGGACGAGGCCTTAAATTTAATTAAGCAGTTAAAGCCAGACATTGTTTTCATGGATATAAGAATGCCCGTATTAAATGGACTAGAGGTTATGGAAAAGGCCGTATCATTTCAGGACACCGCTGTTGACTATATCATTATCACTGCATACAGCCATTTTGAGTATGCCCAGACATCCTTGAGGCTGGGAGCAAAGGACATACTTCTTAAACCAATAGAGCCTGAGCAGTTTCTCGAGACAATGCAGAGGGTTCTCGGATATAGATATTCGGACAACCAACTCTTCAACAGCATCCTTGAGTATATAAACAACAGCTATAAAGAGGAGATAGAGCTTAAAGAGTGCGCGGAGAAGTTTCACACAAGCGCGAGCTATGTGGCGCGGATGTTCAAGAAATATTATTCCGTAAGTTTCATAACTTACGTCAATAATCTGAGAATAAAAAAAGCCCAGGAGCTGCTAAAGGATACGGATTTGTCCATTAAGGAAGTTGCATATGAAGTCGGCTACAATAATCTCAACTATTTCTACAGGGTATTCAAAAAGAATACAGGTGTAACGCCAAACATGTTTAAAAAATGA
- a CDS encoding histidine kinase, with translation MEKNSIQHFDWGHIEWIYEPESGNSLSSMNIALTTILPHKRQERHIHYGNEQVIYVLAGKGIQHIGEGLSDIEPGSVYHIDAGSAHETINEGDEPIRELVISMPVLHEQNLLMPKGGPKALWELGADNEKVEITNEIMYIYEAIVTPMRIPVAIFDNQGSLVIKGRDYPEFCKTRCSSQANEVICPVYEIKGEYGPPHYNDLSAYICPYGLTVFLVPIMLGGKPIGIIKAGHIRTPSSSLSDSHNSADEASANSSDIMPLVPKGTLKAVMQQLKKLSKSVENYYVFKKTEVELSKKEERIQDIAKHEVALEESLKSTREQVLNIQINNHFLFNTLNAIAGMAIKEHSLKTYQSIIDLAKMLRYTASSQNYFVQIKAEMQYLHNYINLQMLRYGDRLEVDFDISEEIKNKNMPYNCLQPIVENCFIHGFKNTKDNMRISISGIIKEGNMEIEIRDNGEGMSEEALSSLRQRINEFERHELRGLAMVYSKLKLIYEDNFDFAVESMQGCGTTVRIVLPDHIA, from the coding sequence TTGGAAAAAAACAGCATACAGCATTTTGACTGGGGACATATTGAGTGGATATACGAGCCTGAATCAGGAAACTCACTAAGCAGCATGAACATAGCTCTTACTACGATTCTGCCGCACAAGCGCCAGGAGAGGCATATACACTATGGGAACGAGCAGGTGATTTATGTGCTCGCGGGAAAAGGAATACAGCACATAGGCGAAGGATTAAGCGACATAGAACCAGGCTCGGTTTACCACATTGATGCAGGTTCCGCCCACGAGACAATAAACGAAGGTGATGAGCCCATAAGGGAGCTTGTCATATCCATGCCCGTGCTTCACGAGCAAAATCTGCTTATGCCAAAAGGCGGACCGAAAGCGCTATGGGAGCTCGGCGCTGATAATGAAAAGGTCGAAATCACAAATGAAATAATGTATATATATGAAGCTATAGTAACTCCTATGAGGATACCGGTTGCCATATTCGACAATCAGGGCAGCCTTGTAATAAAGGGGCGGGACTATCCGGAGTTTTGCAAAACAAGATGCTCAAGCCAAGCAAATGAGGTGATCTGCCCCGTATACGAAATTAAAGGCGAATATGGCCCGCCGCACTACAATGATTTGTCGGCGTATATATGCCCGTATGGACTGACGGTTTTTTTAGTTCCTATAATGCTCGGAGGCAAGCCTATTGGGATAATTAAAGCAGGACACATAAGGACGCCATCATCCAGCCTGAGCGACTCACACAATTCTGCAGATGAAGCCTCCGCGAATTCGAGCGACATTATGCCTCTTGTCCCCAAGGGAACACTTAAGGCTGTAATGCAGCAGCTTAAGAAACTGAGCAAGTCTGTAGAAAACTATTATGTATTCAAAAAAACAGAAGTTGAGCTAAGCAAAAAAGAGGAGAGAATACAAGACATAGCAAAGCATGAAGTGGCTCTTGAGGAATCGCTCAAGTCAACTAGGGAGCAGGTGCTCAACATACAAATCAACAACCATTTCCTTTTCAACACACTTAATGCGATTGCCGGAATGGCTATAAAGGAGCATTCGCTTAAAACGTATCAATCCATTATAGATCTGGCAAAAATGTTAAGATATACTGCCAGCAGCCAGAATTACTTTGTGCAGATTAAGGCCGAAATGCAGTATTTGCATAATTATATTAATCTTCAGATGCTCAGATATGGAGACAGGCTTGAAGTTGATTTTGATATCTCGGAGGAAATCAAGAATAAAAATATGCCCTACAACTGTCTGCAGCCTATAGTTGAAAACTGCTTTATACACGGTTTCAAGAACACAAAAGACAACATGAGGATAAGCATATCAGGGATAATAAAGGAAGGCAATATGGAAATTGAAATAAGGGACAATGGCGAAGGCATGAGTGAAGAGGCTTTGTCCAGTTTAAGACAAAGAATAAACGAATTCGAGCGTCATGAACTAAGGGGCCTTGCCATGGTTTATTCAAAGCTTAAGCTCATATACGAGGATAATTTCGATTTTGCTGTAGAAAGCATGCAGGGCTGTGGCACTACTGTGAGAATAGTTTTGCCGGATCACATAGCTTAG